In the genome of Bradyrhizobium ottawaense, the window AGTGTCGGTGTGCCAATAGTCCGCAGGGGCAACGCGGTGGCCAGCAAAAACGATCTCCAGCCTGGCGCGATATCGGATCACGGCGTGATCGTTCTGCTGGCGGACGGCGATCGCGCCGGGTTCCCACATCAGGTACTGGATCTGCCCGCTCTGGATCGCACCCAGATATTCGCCCTTGGAGAGCGGCATGCCGATGGGCGTTATCAACTGAAACTCCGGTGCATGAAGCGGCTCCGCCTGCGCAATGTCTCCCTCGACCAGCGCGCGCAGCCGGGCCCGTTCGGTGTTGCGGATGTGCTCGGCTTGCGGTGAGTCCGTGTCGGTCGCGTGCGTCGTCATTGGTGGTTCTCCAGTTCTGCAAGGGTGGGCGAGGGGGTCCAGCCGTCTACGGCGTGGCGATCAAGCGATGGTCGATCAGGCTTTGGGCGCTGGCCCGGATGCAATCCTCATCAGGCCGTGGTTGCCAGTTCAGCACGCGGTGCGCCTTGGCGGCGCTGACGCTGAGGTCGCGGTCGAGCTCATGCACGATCATGCGGGAGCGCCCGCTGAACGGGGCCAGCGCCCTCACCATCCAGTTCGGCACGTCGCCGCGCGGCAAGCGGGCCGCATAAGCCGGAAACGATGTCGCCAGCACCGCGGCCAAGTCCCTCAACCAGAAAAAACCTCCGCCGACGATGAAGCGCTCTCCGGCGGCATCAGGACAGGTCATCGCGCGGATATGGGCGTCGGCCACATCGCGCACATCCGCGACCGCAAAGCCAAAGCGCGGCACACGCTTCAACTTGCCGCTCATCATTTGCTGGATCAGTCCAACGGACGTGC includes:
- a CDS encoding nuclear transport factor 2 family protein; its protein translation is MTTHATDTDSPQAEHIRNTERARLRALVEGDIAQAEPLHAPEFQLITPIGMPLSKGEYLGAIQSGQIQYLMWEPGAIAVRQQNDHAVIRYRARLEIVFAGHRVAPADYWHTDTYEHREGRWMVVWSQATAISEMA